AAATGGCAGGACTCATTCATGAAAGCATTCTAGATAGATTTAATTTGATCTGCTACGTAGCAGTTAACGAGAGTCCCATTACTATTAAAGATCTGGCTACAGGGCTTAACCAATTAGAGCAGTTAATGGAGTACAGATTTTTCTCACCGGACCATTTTGTGTTTGAGGAAAATGACGACAACTTTTATTACTCCAATGAAACTGAATTATCTGATAGCGCTATTTTGGATACTATTCGGACGAATATTAAAAACCGGGATATATTCGGTCTTAAGGCAAACACAGAAATTCTTTATCAAAAATATGCAAAACAAGTGCAGTTTTCTCAGCTGTATGTGAAGTATATGTTTTCTAATCTCTATCAAGAAATTGTAACTCACCATATGGATGTTTCCGAAATGGAGCTGAACCACGGAATTGAGAAAATTTGCAGAGCTGAAGATATTAGAGATATAAAAAAGATTATTAATGAGTACGTCTTGCGGCTTGAGGAGGAATTTACCGACTCCGAATCCTCTTTTAATCGAGATATTGCTTACATTAAAAAATATATCGAAGATCACTATGCTGACGACCTGAGTCTGGATTCTCTTGCTGCCAAAGTATATTTATCACCCCATTACCTCAGTTCTATTTTCAAGAAGAATATGGGTTGTGGTTTGAACAAATTCATTAAAAACGTACGAATGCAGAAGGCGAAGGAGCTGTTAACAAGTACTCATCTCAAAGTTTCAGATATATCCACCGCTGTTGGATATCGAGATGTATCTTATTTTTGCCAAAACTATAGAGATTTCTATGGGCGTACTCCAGAAAAATTCCGGCAATTCATTGTAACAGGAGAAAGAGTATGAGAGTATGGCAAGCGCAAAAACAACGCATTCGCGATCTGAAATTTCAAACCAAAATCAAGCTTGCTTTTCTGCTAATCAGCTTGATCCCTGTTATTGTTTTGGGAGGATTTTGTTTTTATGAAACCAAGTCTCTCTTGTTGAAGCAGTCAGAAGCTGATATGAATGCAAATCTGAAGCAAAGTGTTCAATCTGTAAACAATCAACTGAATACCTACAATAAAATAATTACATTTTTGAGCTTTAATCAAGAAATCATTAATGCCGCTAGTCATACGTATGACAGTGCTTATGACATGTATGATCAGTTAAAAAATGTGATTGATCAGAATTTTTTCACAGCCCGTTTTCTGAATACAGAAATAGAACGAATCACTCTGTATACGGGAACCAATCTACCTAAACATGGAAACACAGTTATACCTATTGAAGAGATCACAAACACTTATTGGTACCCACAAGTCATGAAAACAACGGATATCCTTTGGTTCTTTGAGGAAAATACAATTTTCAGCGTTGGACGCATTTTTAACACAAAACAAAAAGATCCAAAAGATAATATTTTGTTTACACAAGTAGACTATGCTTCCCTGTTTAAATCCTTTGAGTCCTTACAATCCAATGGAGCAGAGATCCTCGTAACGGACTCTAACGGAAATTCTGTCTATTCATCGGAAGGGCTTAAGGGATATACCGATATTAATATCGCTAATAAAGCAGTTGATGAGTTAAGTTGGGATGGAAAGAAATACACGGTTTTGCAATCTATGATTCCAACCTCTGGGTGGGATGTGTTTTTATATAAGCCTATAAATCTCATTACGGACTCTGCTTGGTTGATCATTTTGACTATTGTGCTAATTATGATAGCCTGTATTATTGTCGTTGCTGTGACAGGCACTTTTTTTGCAAGAAAAATGATGTCCCGAATTGATC
Above is a window of Paenibacillus uliginis N3/975 DNA encoding:
- a CDS encoding response regulator transcription factor codes for the protein MLTILIADDQQEEREGIAFLIQELGFPLKIEFAENGKKALEFLRHQSVDILFTDVRMPLMDGLQLTKQALQLQPHLKIILFSGFAEFEYAKTAISLGVSDYLLKPINVDAFQDTMEKVIHKITEQKQVDEATNMSQTYVKKHVLFTLVNGVGEPPSLKGVSLDLPDVYHRMLLLEFEKNFFEHVGPEFESFVLSLLGTPAEYINLNGYQSLLLFPEAKVPSRFSYREMAGLIHESILDRFNLICYVAVNESPITIKDLATGLNQLEQLMEYRFFSPDHFVFEENDDNFYYSNETELSDSAILDTIRTNIKNRDIFGLKANTEILYQKYAKQVQFSQLYVKYMFSNLYQEIVTHHMDVSEMELNHGIEKICRAEDIRDIKKIINEYVLRLEEEFTDSESSFNRDIAYIKKYIEDHYADDLSLDSLAAKVYLSPHYLSSIFKKNMGCGLNKFIKNVRMQKAKELLTSTHLKVSDISTAVGYRDVSYFCQNYRDFYGRTPEKFRQFIVTGERV
- a CDS encoding sensor histidine kinase, which translates into the protein MRVWQAQKQRIRDLKFQTKIKLAFLLISLIPVIVLGGFCFYETKSLLLKQSEADMNANLKQSVQSVNNQLNTYNKIITFLSFNQEIINAASHTYDSAYDMYDQLKNVIDQNFFTARFLNTEIERITLYTGTNLPKHGNTVIPIEEITNTYWYPQVMKTTDILWFFEENTIFSVGRIFNTKQKDPKDNILFTQVDYASLFKSFESLQSNGAEILVTDSNGNSVYSSEGLKGYTDINIANKAVDELSWDGKKYTVLQSMIPTSGWDVFLYKPINLITDSAWLIILTIVLIMIACIIVVAVTGTFFARKMMSRIDHLHKNMKQVGKGVLEVTVSSESKDEIGDLIRGFGNMVEETKILIKKVYVEEIARKEYEMKALQAQINPHFLYNSLSLINWRAIRIRATDISEMAQLLSTFYRTTLNKGDNMILVSDEILNIQSYMSIQLIMHSNNFDVEYQIDDEILSCHMPNLMLQPLIENAIIHGIENREEGGGKISVSAKREDQCIVFQINDNGIGIPPERLPHLLVTKSKGYGLKNVHDRAKLMYGPEYGLTINSIVEVGTQVTLRIPMEK